Proteins encoded by one window of Lathyrus oleraceus cultivar Zhongwan6 chromosome 1, CAAS_Psat_ZW6_1.0, whole genome shotgun sequence:
- the LOC127115311 gene encoding uncharacterized protein LOC127115311: MSQHQDTSASKYTKSTQKVSAPPMGIPDDEILDVVPSLLFHTRPLEDIHHTDRVIRDLVTRILNEGHFVKGVSTPLSQMYPSLEVEQHSGKDDDSSSSEKDLAAEGLCSLGKTVSEKGKSVASKTTNASHSEKHDVIDLEDGSSDDQEESLLHHLKPSSKVEVKKRKVKDDSESEEDVEEHVPDISPVKKTTVRKSPGKVPAVHLDNISFHIEDEVAKWKFVIQRRVAVERELGKDAADVKEVMDLIKAAGLLKTVAGFSQCYEGLVKDFIVNIPEDIADKNNKEFCKVFVRGRKIEGAGELEVTNNEVCREITSRQVKGWSVKKHLPAGKLIVKFMLEQIIKHASTNAVKLPIAFPSMIYGIILNQHPGIICSNDLPSRKKLALSVHYKLFEGSHVEDIVMTSAMKRPTLKVGTIAELKET; the protein is encoded by the exons atgtcacaacatcaagaTACATCTGCTTCTAAATATACTAAGTCTACTCAAAAGGTCAGTGCTCCTCCCATGGGCATTCCCGATGATGAGATTCTGGATGTTGTTCCCTCTCTGTTATTCCATACGAGGCCATTG GAAGATATACACCACACTGATCGTGTTATAAGAgacctagtcactagaatccttaatgaaggacactTTGTGAAGGGAGTTTCTACTCCCCTGTCTCAAATGTACCCCTCTCTTGAGGTTGAACAACATAGTGGTAAGGATGACGATTCCTCCAGCTCTGAGAAGGACTTGGCTGCTGAAGGGTTGTGCTCTCTAGGGAAAACCGTGTCTGAAAAAGGAAAATCTGTGGCATCTAAAACTACCAATGCTTCCCACTCTGAGAAGCATGATGTGATTGATCTAGAGGATGGTAGCTCTGATGATCAAGAGGAAAGCTTACTTCATCACCTTAAGCCAAGT AGCAAGGTTGAAGTAAAGAAGAGGAAGGTCAAAGATGATTCTGAGTCTGAAGAGGATGTTGAGGAACATGTCCCTGACATCTCGCCTGTGAAGAAAACCACTGTTAGGAAGTCTCCTGGTAAAGTTCCTGCTGTTCATTTGGATAACATCTCTTTCCATATTGAGGATGAAGTtgccaagtggaaatttgtgatCCAAAGAAGGGTGGCTGTGGAAAGGGAGTTGGGAAAAGATGCTGCTGATgtcaaggaggtcatggacctgataaAGGCTGCTGGGTTGTTGAAGACTGTGGCTGGGTTCTCTCAATGCTATGAGGGTTTAGTTAAGGATTTCATTGTCAACATTCCTGAGGATATTGCTGATAAGAACAACAaggagttctgcaaggtgtttgtgagGG GAAGAAAAATTGAGGGTGCAGGTGAATTAGAAGTTACAAATAATGAGGTATGTAGAGAGATTACATCTAGGCAGGTGAAAGGTTGGTCTGttaaaaagcatcttcctgctgGGAAGTTGATTGTCAA ATTTATGCTTGAACAAATCATCAAGCATGCATCTACTAATGCAGTTAAGCTGCctattgcctttccctctatgatCTATGGAATTATCTTGAATCAACACCCTGGTATTATATGCTCTAATGACTTACCTAGTAGAAAAAAACTTGCTCTGTCTGTGCACTATAAActatttgaaggcagtcatgtcgaggatattgtcatgacatcagccaTGAAAAGGCCAACCTTAAAAGTTGGAACTATTGCTGAGCTTAAGGAGACATGA